Proteins from a single region of Urocitellus parryii isolate mUroPar1 chromosome 4, mUroPar1.hap1, whole genome shotgun sequence:
- the B3gnt6 gene encoding acetylgalactosaminyl-O-glycosyl-glycoprotein beta-1,3-N-acetylglucosaminyltransferase codes for MAFPCRRSMNPKTLACILVGMSFLALRLWLLQAPRSQQEQKGEGPTDASDTPYTAEQPAALQLHRGLQCVANASANRTEDFEQLPARIQDFLRYRHCRHFPLLWDAPAKCAGRHGVFLLLAVKSSPANYERRELIRRTWGQERRYRGQQVRRLFLLGTPAREEAAQAPQLAELVRLEAREHRDVLQWAFADTFLNLTLKHVHLLDWLAARCPQARFLLSGDDDVFVHTANVLSFLETQSPDRHLFAGQLMDGSVPIRDSWNKYFVPPQLFPGKAYPVYCSGGGFVLSRHTARTLRTAARHTPLFPIDDAYMGMCLQRAGLQPSGHEGIRPFGVHLPGAQKPSFDPCMYRELLLVHRFAPYEMLLMWKALHNPALSCGQGHRVSSG; via the coding sequence ATGGCTTTTCCCTGCCGAAGGTCCATGAATCCCAAGACTCTGGCCTGCATTCTGGTGGGCATGAGTTTCTTGGCACTTCGCCTCTGGCTCCTCCAAGCCCCGAGGTCCCAGCAGGAACAGAAGGGGGAGGGCCCCACGGACGCTAGCGACACTCCCTATACTGCGGAACAGCCCGCTGCGCTCCAGCTCCACCGGGGGCTCCAGTGCGTGGCCAATGCCTCCGCGAACCGCACGGAAGACTTCGAGCAGCTGCCGGCAAGGATCCAAGACTTTCTGCGGTACCGCCACTGCCGCCACTTCCCACTCCTCTGGGACGCGCCAGCCAAGTGCGCGGGCCGCCACGGCGTCTTCCTGCTCCTGGCGGTGAAGTCGTCGCCCGCGAACTATGAGCGGCGTGAGCTCATCCGTCGCACGTGGGGACAGGAACGCAGATACAGAGGGCAGCAAGTGCGCCGCCTCTTCCTGCTGGGGACCCCAGCGCGGGAGGAGGCGGCGCAGGCGCCGCAGCTCGCCGAGCTGGTGCGCCTAGAGGCGCGCGAGCACCGCGACGTGCTGCAGTGGGCCTTCGCCGACACCTTCCTCAACCTCACGCTCAAGCACGTGCACCTGCTTGACTGGCTGGCGGCGCGCTGCCCGCAGGCCCGCTTCCTGCTCAGCGGCGACGACGACGTCTTTGTGCACACAGCCAACGTGCTTAGCTTCCTAGAGACACAGTCGCCCGACCGCCACCTTTTCGCCGGGCAGCTCATGGACGGCTCCGTGCCCATCCGGGACAGTTGGAACAAGTACTTTGTGCCCCCACAGCTCTTCCCTGGGAAGGCCTACCCAGTGTACTGCAGTGGCGGCGGCTTTGTCCTGTCCCGCCACACGGCCCGGACCCTGCGCACGGCGGCTCGCCACACCCCTCTCTTCCCCATAGACGACGCCTACATGGGCATGTGCCTGCAGCGCGCTGGCCTACAGCCTAGTGGCCACGAGGGCATCCGGCCCTTTGGCGTGCATCTGCCCGGCGCCCAGAAGCCCTCCTTTGACCCCTGCATGTACCGTGAGCTGCTGCTAGTGCACCGCTTCGCGCCCTATGAGATGCTGCTCATGTGGAAGGCACTTCACAACCCGGCGCTGAGCTGTGGCCAGGGGCACAGGGTTTCCTCAGGCTGA